A genomic region of Rhizobium sp. NXC24 contains the following coding sequences:
- a CDS encoding polynucleotide kinase: protein MKPVVVFDLDGTLADISARRIHLEGDRPDWTSFNGEMWSDVPNHAIVELYKVLWQSDQFNVILTSGRNERHRQFTENWLFWNNIPFGKIYMRPDGDNRADHALKSEFLADIRRHHGDVLFAVDDRQKVVDMWRSNGIVCLQCDRGDF from the coding sequence TTGAAGCCGGTGGTCGTCTTCGACTTAGACGGCACTTTGGCCGACATCAGCGCAAGGCGTATCCATCTCGAGGGCGACAGACCGGACTGGACCAGTTTCAACGGCGAAATGTGGTCTGATGTTCCCAATCACGCGATCGTAGAGCTCTACAAGGTCCTCTGGCAAAGCGACCAGTTTAACGTCATCCTTACATCAGGGCGCAACGAGCGGCATCGACAATTTACCGAGAACTGGCTTTTCTGGAATAACATCCCCTTCGGCAAGATCTACATGCGACCCGACGGCGACAATCGTGCTGACCATGCCCTCAAGAGCGAGTTCCTCGCCGATATTAGGAGGCATCATGGCGATGTCCTTTTCGCCGTTGATGACCGGCAGAAGGTGGTAGACATGTGGCGTAGCAACGGCATCGTGTGCCTCCAATGCGACCGTGGCGACTTCTAG
- the vsr gene encoding DNA mismatch endonuclease Vsr — protein sequence MVDFLTPEERSKRMSRIKSRDTVPEVALRKALHALGFRFRLGSRRLPGKPDIVLPKYKSVVFVHGCFWHRHEDCKVATTPKSNTEFWLDKFERNVQRDLRVADELSRLGWQVNIVWECELSSMKAIGEAAASIARAVKGATDGEQSKAKSVASGEPFG from the coding sequence ATGGTAGACTTCCTAACGCCCGAGGAACGATCGAAGCGCATGTCACGTATCAAGTCCCGGGATACCGTTCCCGAGGTCGCGTTGCGGAAGGCGCTCCATGCACTCGGGTTTCGCTTCAGGCTTGGATCGAGGCGATTGCCGGGTAAACCCGACATCGTGCTTCCGAAATACAAATCAGTGGTGTTTGTGCACGGATGCTTCTGGCATCGCCATGAGGATTGCAAAGTTGCTACGACGCCAAAATCGAACACCGAGTTTTGGCTCGACAAGTTCGAGCGGAATGTACAGCGGGATTTACGTGTTGCGGATGAACTATCCCGCCTCGGCTGGCAAGTGAACATAGTATGGGAATGCGAGCTATCGTCGATGAAGGCTATCGGCGAGGCCGCCGCTAGCATAGCGCGAGCAGTGAAGGGAGCAACTGATGGGGAGCAGAGCAAGGCTAAGAGCGTGGCGTCGGGAGAGCCGTTTGGTTAG
- a CDS encoding AAA family ATPase, with amino-acid sequence MIRIDRDSVSAPDILHRSPGSKADREFQAASRFYENFAGNRQRGAFEFRIFRDPSVKEALQRLFHNKCAYCESVIAATGPGDIDQFRPKSGLISDDGQHFPLHYWWLTNEWSNLYLSCMECNRISYRSSSGSGSRSRSGKGSQFPLEDESLRGEVLSSVEQLAAERPLLLDPCSDDVESILVFSFDGTVSSADRRGLTTITLLGLNRTGLVEERRRTAVKASDLMNNMVRAVEFNNYDLVGSMIEQLKSMMRPSAAYAGMCRQLIGRAISELPGEGFAEFPEIMELARPGVVEANRRQERLAQRALIDFEVQRESYSLEEDSADSTNAYRQIGSRFIESISIQNFRAISRLDLKIADGSERAPWLMLLGENAAGKSTILQAIALALLGEQYRNSLTGALNLDLGGMVKAGAECAEIHLNLSGARDPRILKIYRDGSVSTGGRAAQLILAAYGSTRLLPRRPEQIPTGARYARIENLFDPFVPLIDARNWLLDATPEEFDYAAIAIKNALAIDLDRELVRRDGDVGLFEFGKFIPLGRLCDGYQTVIALVVDILSLVLPTWKTPELAQGLVLIDEVGNHLHPSWKLRFVESMRSVLPGMQIIATTHEPLCLRGLRHGEIAVLHKGPRGGVKLVSDLPSIEGMRVDQILTSEHFGLASTLDPALQAQFDRYNFLLRKTTPTEREKAEILRLRDEINRVQQLGNTERERRLLTAIDRFLALRSDIENETEQTQSEEDLNAELAAIWQEAARRSGPQT; translated from the coding sequence ATGATCAGGATTGATCGAGATAGTGTATCGGCGCCTGACATTCTCCACCGATCTCCGGGGTCGAAAGCAGATAGGGAATTTCAAGCGGCAAGTAGATTTTACGAGAACTTTGCAGGAAATCGTCAGCGCGGCGCTTTCGAGTTTAGGATTTTTCGGGACCCTTCGGTCAAAGAGGCGCTTCAAAGGTTATTCCATAACAAGTGCGCCTATTGTGAATCGGTGATTGCAGCGACCGGTCCCGGCGATATCGATCAGTTCCGGCCCAAATCGGGCTTGATTTCAGACGATGGGCAGCATTTTCCGCTACATTATTGGTGGCTCACCAACGAATGGTCAAATCTCTACTTGAGCTGCATGGAGTGCAACCGCATCTCCTATCGTTCATCGTCGGGATCGGGATCGCGATCGCGCTCAGGAAAGGGTTCGCAGTTTCCATTGGAAGACGAAAGCCTGCGCGGAGAAGTGCTTTCGAGCGTCGAGCAACTGGCGGCGGAGCGCCCTCTCCTTCTCGATCCGTGCAGTGACGACGTAGAATCGATTCTGGTCTTTTCTTTCGATGGCACGGTCTCAAGCGCCGATCGAAGGGGCCTTACCACGATCACTCTACTGGGCCTGAATCGAACAGGTCTCGTTGAAGAAAGGCGGAGAACAGCGGTTAAGGCTTCCGATCTGATGAACAACATGGTTCGCGCAGTCGAATTTAACAACTACGATCTAGTCGGGAGTATGATCGAACAGTTAAAAAGTATGATGAGGCCGTCTGCCGCCTATGCCGGAATGTGCAGACAACTCATCGGTCGAGCAATCTCCGAACTGCCAGGAGAAGGGTTTGCAGAATTTCCTGAGATTATGGAATTGGCACGACCGGGTGTTGTTGAGGCAAATCGAAGGCAAGAACGGCTTGCTCAAAGGGCGCTAATTGACTTTGAGGTTCAGCGTGAAAGTTACTCGCTCGAAGAAGACAGCGCAGATTCAACGAACGCCTATCGCCAGATTGGTAGTCGCTTCATCGAGTCTATTTCCATCCAAAATTTCCGAGCTATTTCCCGGCTGGATCTGAAGATTGCTGACGGTTCAGAGCGAGCCCCTTGGCTAATGTTGTTAGGCGAAAACGCCGCCGGAAAGAGCACCATACTACAAGCGATCGCGCTGGCGTTGCTCGGAGAGCAATACCGCAACAGTCTGACCGGTGCGCTGAATCTCGATTTGGGTGGTATGGTCAAGGCTGGAGCAGAATGCGCCGAAATACACCTCAACCTCAGCGGCGCTCGCGATCCTCGAATTTTGAAAATCTATCGCGATGGTAGTGTTTCGACCGGTGGCCGTGCTGCCCAACTAATTCTCGCCGCTTACGGCTCGACAAGGCTTTTGCCGCGACGGCCAGAGCAAATTCCTACCGGTGCGCGCTATGCTCGGATAGAAAATCTTTTCGATCCGTTCGTTCCTTTGATTGACGCAAGAAATTGGCTGCTCGATGCAACTCCCGAGGAATTCGACTATGCCGCGATCGCAATCAAAAATGCTCTCGCCATCGACCTAGACCGCGAACTTGTCCGTCGTGACGGTGACGTGGGACTGTTCGAGTTCGGCAAGTTCATACCGCTAGGTCGGCTGTGTGACGGATATCAAACGGTTATCGCACTTGTCGTCGATATCCTCTCACTCGTTCTGCCGACATGGAAGACACCGGAGCTTGCTCAGGGCCTGGTGCTGATCGACGAGGTAGGAAACCATCTGCACCCCTCGTGGAAGCTGCGGTTCGTCGAGAGCATGCGTTCCGTTTTGCCCGGAATGCAAATTATAGCAACGACGCATGAGCCCCTCTGTCTTCGAGGCCTACGCCACGGAGAAATCGCGGTTCTGCACAAAGGTCCCCGTGGAGGCGTGAAACTCGTCTCGGATTTACCCTCGATTGAAGGCATGCGCGTTGACCAAATCCTCACTTCCGAACACTTCGGTCTTGCTAGCACTCTCGATCCAGCACTGCAGGCTCAGTTCGATCGATACAATTTCTTGCTAAGAAAAACGACGCCAACTGAGCGGGAAAAGGCAGAAATTCTGCGCCTGCGCGATGAAATCAATCGCGTACAACAATTGGGAAACACCGAACGTGAGCGACGGCTTCTGACTGCGATAGATCGCTTTTTGGCGCTACGGTCTGATATCGAAAACGAGACAGAGCAGACGCAGAGCGAGGAAGATCTGAACGCAGAATTGGCGGCCATTTGGCAGGAAGCCGCTCGCCGCAGTGGACCCCAAACATGA
- a CDS encoding DUF3320 domain-containing protein — MDTLATGNTLRDQLLADRKNLLDLGTRNRLIHLPLRSKNNRIVEIVDEKSVEVCRMLSEGRGMTFLPGVKLTEEEKKELGLDGDDMVGGIPQPDDQDLDEKGIARRHTDSRLQTRLTSEGLQKRLFDIWYDSRTLEEEQGVNILYLAIGLLRWFEDDKSDVERNAPLILLPVKLERTSASERFTLKGRGEAPSTNLSLQEKLNGEFGIKLPDLPDDDDLNVEKYLQVVSEAVSAKSRWNVMADAIVLGFFSFSKFLMYRDLDPENWPSGDKLDEHPVVAGLLRDGFPYRDSIVPETGRIDEEITPERISHVVDADSSQSIVIEEATRGHHLVVKGPPGTGKSQTITNIIASAAAEGKRVLFVAEKMAALEVVHRRLRDSGLGALTFELHSNKANKKGVLEELRKTKELVTRQPKSDVTVIERLKDIQATLNGHADLMHIRQDPSGLTPFALIGHLMRTRDHGIEGFNLKDPHTWTPADFLKRVDCCDELADRLRTTGAPPDHPWYGVQRDALMPEDIDRLSKDVGALHDELGALMEACETTRAILELRSPSTLDDIGLLMKISEAAVTFPGDRSKMIDANWDDPAAVAELVNEGQKLREIVGKIDATFSEAAWDANPAETRSAIAAHGASLFRFLNGGYRSQLSVLRSYMKADLPKGQKARLDAIDLLMAGQKRRKAIVAHSELGKSVFGNDWKGEASDWSKLSRIVSWDMQYRPVLDAEARTRIAKVSDIAALKNSLLALDVHYREVVRQWGELVQFIDLNELHAIGSNELAKAPLETIRAKVDAWHANVESITKWISFVDRCHHASSLGLQEIVVATTAGRLDAASLRPSMERAYYQAIRNAFFEKMPELKRFDGDLHSRTVGKFRELEAARVSLTREKIVTRHAEELPRGNAGIGPLGVLNAELAKKKNHLPIRMLLERAGPAIQQIKPIFMMSPLSVAQFLKPGAVAFDLLVIDEASQVEPVDALGAIARAKQVVIVGDERQLPPTRFFAKLTTDINEADEDAEDVTLRARDAESILDLCLAKGMPDRMLRWHYRSKHQSLIAVSNREFYDNRLFIVPSPYDAIAGMGLRFNYLPNAHYDRGNTRTNPIEARTVAEAVIAHARSNPGQSLGVATFSVAQRQAVLKELELLRRQNPDVEDFFNKVSTEPFFVKNLENIQGDERDVIFISVGYGRTQQGYISMSFGPLNSDGGERRLNVLISRAKLRCEVFSSITGDDIDLERVRSRGVVAFKLFLTFAQTGKFGIAEATGNDADSIFEEQVGDRLRSLGYDVKNQIGSAGFFVDLAISDPEKPGRFVLGIECDGYQYHSSRSARDRDRLRQNVLESHGWIIHRIWSTDWYLRPQDELNKVVAAIEAAKGEWRARDEDLARPKQAVPLHFTVEEREEVDVVTAHAAPERKQISIPYEEAKIGVRRDCEPHEVSVGEMARYVTSVVAAECPIHNSEVVVRIRSAWGLARAGNRIRDAVEAGLSAAVRSGSIVGNDGFYTVANKEIVIRDRSDASLSVRRPEALPPSEIAAAAVAVLKENFGASKDQLVLAVARVFGFLSTSSQLRSVLVLAIDGAVAAGQIVEKDGMFVAH, encoded by the coding sequence ATGGATACTTTGGCGACTGGAAACACGCTTCGCGATCAGCTTTTGGCAGATCGGAAGAACCTTCTCGATCTCGGCACGCGAAACCGACTGATCCATTTACCGCTCCGCTCCAAAAACAACAGGATCGTGGAGATCGTCGACGAAAAATCGGTCGAGGTTTGCAGGATGTTGTCCGAAGGGCGCGGCATGACGTTCTTGCCTGGCGTCAAGCTTACAGAAGAAGAAAAGAAAGAACTTGGCCTCGATGGCGACGACATGGTTGGAGGTATCCCGCAGCCGGATGACCAAGACCTCGACGAAAAGGGCATCGCGCGCCGACACACGGATAGCCGCCTCCAAACTAGACTGACATCAGAGGGGCTGCAGAAGCGGCTCTTCGACATTTGGTACGATAGCCGCACGCTGGAAGAGGAACAGGGTGTCAACATTCTCTATTTGGCTATCGGGCTTTTGCGTTGGTTCGAAGATGACAAGTCGGATGTCGAGCGAAACGCTCCGCTAATTCTGCTGCCAGTCAAGCTCGAACGAACATCCGCGTCTGAGCGCTTTACGCTCAAGGGGCGTGGCGAAGCGCCGTCAACCAACCTTTCTTTGCAAGAGAAACTCAACGGGGAATTTGGCATCAAGCTTCCTGACCTTCCCGACGATGATGATCTGAATGTCGAGAAGTATCTGCAGGTTGTCTCCGAGGCCGTCTCAGCAAAATCACGTTGGAACGTGATGGCCGACGCGATAGTGCTAGGTTTCTTTTCCTTCTCGAAGTTCCTGATGTATCGAGACCTTGATCCTGAGAATTGGCCGAGTGGCGACAAGCTCGATGAGCATCCGGTTGTTGCCGGTCTGTTGCGCGACGGCTTTCCTTACCGCGATTCTATTGTTCCGGAAACTGGTCGTATTGATGAGGAGATTACACCCGAGCGCATATCGCATGTCGTCGACGCAGATTCTTCCCAATCCATCGTCATCGAGGAAGCCACACGTGGCCATCATCTGGTCGTTAAAGGACCTCCAGGTACAGGCAAAAGCCAGACAATTACCAATATCATCGCTTCAGCTGCCGCAGAAGGAAAGCGCGTACTGTTTGTGGCGGAGAAAATGGCCGCTCTTGAGGTCGTGCACCGGCGTCTTCGCGACTCCGGTCTCGGCGCTCTCACTTTTGAACTGCATTCGAACAAAGCGAACAAAAAAGGCGTACTGGAAGAGCTGAGAAAAACTAAGGAACTAGTTACTCGGCAGCCGAAGTCCGACGTCACCGTGATTGAGCGGCTGAAGGACATCCAGGCGACTTTGAACGGCCACGCCGACCTGATGCATATTCGGCAGGATCCGAGCGGCCTGACTCCGTTTGCCCTCATCGGCCACCTTATGCGAACGCGAGATCATGGGATCGAAGGCTTCAATCTCAAGGACCCGCATACCTGGACGCCCGCTGATTTTCTGAAGCGAGTAGATTGTTGTGACGAGCTTGCCGATCGTCTCAGAACGACCGGAGCACCGCCTGATCACCCCTGGTACGGCGTGCAGCGCGACGCGCTAATGCCTGAGGACATCGACCGACTGTCGAAGGATGTTGGGGCTTTGCACGATGAACTCGGGGCTCTAATGGAAGCCTGCGAAACCACCCGTGCAATTCTCGAACTCAGATCCCCCAGCACCTTGGATGATATCGGTTTGCTGATGAAGATCAGCGAGGCGGCTGTCACCTTCCCTGGCGATAGATCGAAAATGATTGATGCCAACTGGGATGATCCCGCAGCGGTTGCGGAACTCGTCAACGAGGGGCAAAAACTGCGTGAGATAGTTGGCAAGATCGATGCCACTTTCTCGGAAGCCGCATGGGACGCGAACCCCGCGGAGACGCGATCTGCAATTGCTGCACACGGAGCCTCCCTATTCCGCTTCCTGAACGGAGGCTATCGGAGCCAGCTTTCCGTTCTTCGATCGTATATGAAGGCCGATCTACCCAAAGGGCAGAAAGCCCGGTTGGACGCCATTGATCTCCTCATGGCTGGACAGAAGCGGCGGAAGGCCATCGTTGCGCATAGCGAGCTTGGAAAATCAGTCTTTGGAAACGACTGGAAAGGCGAAGCGTCAGATTGGTCCAAGCTTTCACGGATCGTTTCGTGGGACATGCAATACCGCCCGGTGCTGGACGCCGAAGCCAGAACCAGGATTGCCAAGGTTTCCGATATTGCTGCTCTCAAAAACAGCCTGCTTGCTCTCGACGTTCACTATCGTGAAGTGGTTCGGCAGTGGGGAGAATTGGTCCAATTTATCGATCTCAACGAGCTTCATGCGATTGGGAGCAATGAGCTGGCGAAAGCGCCACTCGAAACAATCCGTGCAAAGGTCGACGCCTGGCACGCGAACGTCGAAAGCATTACGAAGTGGATTTCCTTCGTCGATAGATGCCACCACGCCTCGTCCCTGGGTCTGCAGGAAATAGTCGTTGCAACGACGGCGGGCCGCCTTGATGCTGCGTCGCTTAGGCCATCCATGGAACGTGCCTACTACCAGGCAATTCGCAACGCCTTTTTCGAAAAGATGCCCGAACTCAAGCGGTTCGACGGCGATCTGCACAGTCGTACGGTCGGAAAGTTTCGAGAGCTGGAGGCCGCACGAGTTAGCCTGACACGCGAAAAGATCGTGACCAGACATGCTGAAGAATTGCCACGTGGGAACGCCGGAATCGGGCCATTGGGAGTGCTGAACGCGGAACTGGCGAAGAAGAAAAATCATCTGCCCATCCGTATGCTTTTGGAACGCGCAGGACCGGCGATCCAGCAGATCAAACCGATTTTCATGATGAGCCCACTTTCGGTGGCTCAGTTCCTGAAGCCAGGCGCGGTGGCTTTCGATCTTCTGGTGATCGACGAGGCTTCACAGGTTGAGCCCGTCGACGCACTGGGCGCCATCGCACGTGCCAAGCAGGTCGTGATCGTTGGCGACGAGCGTCAGCTTCCCCCTACCCGCTTCTTCGCCAAACTGACCACCGACATTAATGAGGCTGATGAGGACGCGGAGGATGTCACGCTACGAGCTCGCGACGCGGAATCCATTCTCGATCTCTGCCTCGCCAAGGGCATGCCCGACCGAATGTTGCGGTGGCACTATCGAAGCAAGCACCAATCCCTCATCGCGGTTTCCAACCGAGAATTCTACGACAACCGCCTGTTTATTGTCCCTAGCCCCTACGATGCGATCGCAGGCATGGGCCTGCGGTTCAACTATCTGCCGAATGCCCATTACGACCGGGGTAACACTCGGACGAACCCGATCGAGGCACGGACGGTTGCCGAAGCAGTCATTGCCCACGCTAGATCGAATCCGGGCCAATCGCTTGGCGTTGCAACGTTCAGCGTTGCTCAGCGGCAAGCCGTTTTGAAAGAGCTTGAACTCTTGCGACGACAGAATCCTGACGTCGAAGATTTCTTCAACAAAGTCTCGACTGAACCGTTCTTTGTGAAGAACCTGGAGAACATTCAGGGGGACGAGCGCGACGTGATTTTCATCTCGGTTGGCTATGGCCGGACCCAGCAAGGCTACATCTCCATGAGCTTTGGTCCGCTGAATAGCGACGGTGGTGAGCGACGTCTTAACGTTTTGATCTCTCGTGCCAAGCTGCGCTGTGAGGTATTCTCTTCTATTACCGGCGATGACATCGACCTTGAGCGCGTAAGGAGCCGGGGCGTCGTAGCGTTCAAACTCTTCCTGACCTTCGCTCAAACCGGAAAGTTTGGGATCGCCGAAGCGACGGGCAATGACGCGGACTCTATATTCGAAGAGCAGGTTGGCGATCGGCTCCGGAGTCTGGGCTACGATGTCAAAAACCAGATCGGATCAGCGGGCTTTTTTGTGGACCTCGCGATTTCCGACCCTGAAAAGCCAGGCCGGTTCGTGCTCGGCATAGAGTGCGATGGCTATCAATACCATTCGTCGCGATCCGCAAGAGATCGCGATCGGTTGAGGCAGAATGTTCTCGAAAGCCATGGATGGATCATTCATAGGATCTGGTCGACAGATTGGTATCTGCGTCCGCAAGACGAGCTCAACAAAGTCGTCGCCGCGATCGAGGCGGCGAAGGGCGAATGGCGTGCCCGCGATGAAGATCTTGCCCGACCGAAGCAAGCAGTTCCCCTCCACTTCACCGTCGAAGAGCGGGAAGAGGTCGACGTGGTAACGGCACATGCCGCGCCCGAACGGAAACAAATCTCTATACCTTACGAAGAAGCCAAGATCGGCGTTCGAAGGGACTGCGAGCCTCACGAGGTAAGTGTCGGTGAAATGGCCCGCTATGTTACCTCCGTGGTCGCGGCGGAATGTCCAATCCATAACAGCGAAGTCGTCGTCCGGATCCGTTCTGCATGGGGCCTGGCACGAGCCGGAAATCGTATCCGAGACGCAGTTGAAGCCGGTCTGTCCGCAGCAGTGCGATCCGGCTCAATCGTTGGGAACGATGGCTTCTACACAGTGGCGAACAAGGAAATCGTGATCCGAGACCGTTCAGATGCTTCCCTAAGCGTGCGTCGACCGGAAGCGCTCCCTCCTTCTGAGATCGCGGCGGCAGCCGTTGCCGTTCTGAAGGAAAATTTCGGGGCATCCAAGGATCAACTAGTCCTTGCGGTCGCTAGAGTGTTCGGCTTCCTATCGACCAGCTCTCAACTGAGGTCGGTTTTAGTATTAGCTATCGATGGCGCTGTTGCTGCAGGCCAGATCGTTGAGAAGGACGGAATGTTCGTCGCACATTGA
- a CDS encoding trypsin-like peptidase domain-containing protein, producing MSVLFRVLFVLVSCASIASNCLADSPTSYGTGFAVTSDGWLLTNAHVVEGCVRVEVRGKGDASDPRVDANNDLALIKIAAPEPLKPLVFRRAPTRLGEDLIAIGYPLATLLADSVKVTTGNVNALAGLRNDTRYIQISTPIQPGNSGGPVVDRDGFLMGITSATLSKETADQIGITAQNVHFAIRASVADLFMQSQSIDSQSGDRAPDQQAISTADLAEKLTPSVFQILCYGKPDMQASTKPPEASTSLPAQPVTPSLIDARGYDAIGFDYRTLKDVTYADCHQICEGDDRCKAITYNTKYGVCFLKDNVVALIRNGDALAAYSSTKAASVIVSDFTSYSGMDTPGGDYKRLRNTNYLECFTACIGDNACKAFSYIPKKSECWLKDSLGHPRATKGVELGVK from the coding sequence ATGTCGGTTCTGTTTCGCGTTCTTTTCGTTTTAGTTTCGTGTGCCAGCATCGCGTCAAATTGCCTGGCTGACAGCCCAACCTCTTATGGCACTGGCTTTGCGGTCACCAGCGACGGATGGTTGCTCACGAATGCCCACGTCGTTGAAGGATGTGTGCGGGTTGAGGTGAGGGGAAAGGGCGATGCCAGTGACCCGCGTGTCGACGCGAACAACGACCTCGCCCTTATTAAGATTGCTGCTCCGGAGCCGCTGAAGCCCCTCGTTTTTCGACGCGCACCGACAAGGCTTGGTGAGGACCTCATCGCCATCGGCTATCCTCTTGCTACCCTGTTAGCGGACTCCGTGAAGGTAACAACCGGGAACGTCAACGCGCTTGCCGGATTGCGAAACGATACGCGGTACATCCAAATATCCACGCCGATCCAACCGGGCAATTCCGGCGGCCCGGTGGTTGATCGCGATGGTTTCCTGATGGGCATCACCAGCGCAACGCTTTCAAAGGAGACCGCCGATCAAATTGGCATAACGGCGCAGAATGTGCACTTCGCGATACGGGCTTCGGTCGCGGACCTATTCATGCAATCGCAGAGTATCGACAGTCAGTCAGGCGATAGAGCCCCAGATCAGCAGGCGATCTCGACGGCCGATCTCGCCGAAAAACTAACGCCGTCAGTGTTTCAGATACTCTGCTACGGCAAGCCGGACATGCAGGCATCGACTAAACCGCCGGAAGCCTCGACAAGCCTTCCGGCTCAGCCCGTCACTCCATCTCTGATAGACGCCCGTGGTTATGACGCGATTGGCTTCGACTATCGGACATTGAAAGACGTCACCTACGCCGATTGCCACCAGATTTGCGAAGGCGACGACCGTTGCAAGGCGATAACCTACAACACAAAATACGGCGTCTGCTTTCTGAAAGATAACGTTGTTGCATTGATCAGGAATGGCGATGCGCTGGCGGCATACTCTTCAACGAAGGCAGCCAGCGTCATAGTGTCCGATTTCACCAGCTATTCAGGAATGGACACTCCTGGCGGCGATTATAAGCGGTTGCGGAACACCAACTACCTAGAGTGTTTTACGGCCTGTATCGGTGACAATGCGTGCAAAGCGTTCTCCTATATCCCCAAGAAGTCAGAGTGCTGGCTCAAGGATTCGCTGGGTCACCCACGCGCCACGAAGGGGGTTGAGCTAGGCGTGAAGTAG
- a CDS encoding DUF3800 domain-containing protein, translating to MPEPAEPTAEEKPRKQILYFCDESSQSDDTYMAVAGIAVARDAIPYILGKITDIRTTYGKQGEVKWKNAKSRNGLVHEAYIKLLFKLVAEGRLHFHIRFSRMDEYDHRRSGPRRKIDTVSKAFFQLLLHRPVAFYGAEADLYVHPDDGDCTKQLPDQINALNFVGRRMCGAQNIVKLVQPRSSEREPMLQLLDCTLGALAAYRNGRHEKEGISDTKKRLATLAFELTEWPDIHGNCWQKKKLNRWNAVPKLKKESAAGGTSLG from the coding sequence ATGCCTGAGCCTGCAGAGCCGACTGCTGAAGAAAAGCCTCGCAAGCAAATCCTCTATTTTTGCGATGAAAGCTCTCAATCCGACGACACCTACATGGCCGTCGCGGGTATCGCGGTGGCGCGTGATGCCATTCCGTATATCCTCGGGAAAATAACGGATATTAGGACGACCTACGGCAAGCAGGGTGAAGTCAAGTGGAAGAACGCGAAGAGCCGTAATGGCTTGGTCCATGAGGCCTACATCAAGCTTCTGTTCAAGCTTGTGGCAGAGGGTAGGCTTCACTTTCACATCCGCTTTTCCCGAATGGACGAATACGACCATAGGAGGTCGGGCCCTCGACGGAAGATTGACACCGTCAGCAAGGCGTTTTTCCAGCTGCTCTTGCATCGCCCGGTCGCGTTTTACGGTGCTGAAGCTGACCTCTATGTTCATCCGGACGATGGCGACTGCACGAAGCAGCTGCCCGATCAGATCAACGCCCTGAACTTCGTCGGCCGCCGAATGTGCGGTGCTCAGAATATCGTCAAGCTGGTGCAGCCACGCAGCTCGGAACGTGAGCCGATGCTGCAGCTTCTCGATTGCACGTTAGGTGCACTGGCGGCTTACAGGAACGGGCGACACGAGAAAGAAGGGATCAGCGACACCAAGAAGCGGTTAGCAACCTTGGCGTTCGAACTGACCGAATGGCCAGATATCCATGGGAATTGCTGGCAGAAGAAGAAGTTGAACAGATGGAATGCTGTCCCAAAGCTCAAGAAGGAGAGCGCGGCCGGAGGGACTAGCCTCGGTTAG